From one Lolium rigidum isolate FL_2022 chromosome 4, APGP_CSIRO_Lrig_0.1, whole genome shotgun sequence genomic stretch:
- the LOC124650630 gene encoding annexin D4-like, with translation MADEVQTLTRAFSGLGGLGVDEQTMVTALAKWRKQPEKRSGFRKSFPGLFKDHGVIEKVEDDYILHLTAEFSRFKNLMVLWAMHPWERDARLAHHVLHQAHPAAIVVEIACTRSAEELLGARKAYMALFHHSLEEDVAYSAKDKPYCSLLVGLVSAYRYEGPKVSSDTAKAEAKALGAAVKSAGAAGTKLVENDEVVRILSTRSKPHLVETFKHYKELHGKHILEDLASEETLGETVQCLATPEVYFSQVMEAALRDGADSHGKEALSRVAVTRSDVDMDGIRAAYQEQFGTKLEDAVAGKAHGQFKDALISLIAGK, from the exons ATGGCTGACGAAGTTCAGACGCTCACCAGGGCCTTCTCAG GTCTGGGAGGCCTGGGTGTGGACGAGCAGACGATGGTGACGGCGCTGGCGAAGTGGCGGAAGCAGCCGGAGAAGCGGTCCGGGTTCCGGAAGAGCTTCCCGGGTCTGTTCAAGGATCACGGCGTGATCGAGAAGGTGGAGGACGACTACATCCTGCACCTCACCGCGGAGTTCTCCCGGTTCAAGAACCTGATGGTGCTGTGGGCGATGCACCCGTGGGAGCGCGACGCCCGCCTGGCGCACCACGTCCTCCACCAGGCGCACCCGGCCGCCATCGTCGTGGAGATCGCCTGCACCAGGTCCGCCGAGGAGCTCCTCGGCGCGCGCAAGGCGTACATGGCGCTCTTCCACCACTCCCTCGAGGAGGACGTCGCGTACAGCGCCAAGGACAAGCCCTACTGCAGC CTGCTGGTGGGGCTGGTGAGCGCGTACCGGTACGAGGGGCCCAAGGTGAGCAGCGACACGGCGAAGGCGGAGGCCAAGGCGCTGGGCGCGGCGGTGAagagcgccggcgccgccggcacCAAGCTGGTGGAGAACGACGAGGTGGTCAGGATCCTCAGCACCAGGAGCAAGCCCCACCTGGTGGAGACCTTCAAGCACTACAAGGAGCTGCACGGCAAGCACATCCTGGAGGACCTCGCGAGCGAGGAGACCCTGGGGGAGACCGTGCAGTGCCTGGCAACGCCGGAGGTGTACTTCAGCCAGGTGATGGAGGCGGCGCTGAGGGACGGCGCGGACAGCCACGGCAAGGAGGCCCTGTCGCGGGTGGCGGTGACACGGTCGGACGTGGACATGGACGGCATCAGGGCCGCATACCAGGAGCAGTTCGGGACCAAGCTCGAGGACGCTGTCGCCGGCAAGGCCCACGGACAATTCAAGGACGCCCTCATCTCCCTCATCGCcggcaagtaa
- the LOC124650631 gene encoding annexin D3-like: MCCWCSCLECIHNIPPLNLLFPHFDSTSAPGHEEEEEAAPVASMASISVPDPVPSPTEDAENIRKAVQGWGTDEKALIEILGHRTAAQRGEIAVAYEGLYDETLLSRLQAELSSHFKGAMTLWAMDPAARDAKLAYKALRKKGGERHAWPLIEVACASTPDHLVAVRKAYCSAYDSSLEEDVAACALYKDPLKQFLVRLVSSYRYAGEHVDDELARAEAAELHAAVMIKKEALHGDVVRVVCSRSKPQLKATFERYKQDHGKAIDEVLEGNRNDKLSALLKTAVWCLTSPEKHFAEVIRTSIIGLGTDESSLTRGIVSRAEVDMKKVKDEYKVRYKTTVTADVVGDTSGYYQGILLALIGPEQP; the protein is encoded by the exons ATGTGTTGCTGGTGCTCCTGCCTCGAGTGCATCCATAACATCCCTCCCCTCAATCTCCTCTTCCCCCACTTCGACTCCACCTCGGCTCCAGgacacgaggaggaagaagaagcagcacCTGTCGCCTCCATGGCTTCCATCTCGGTCCCGGACCCAGTCCCTTCCCCGACTGAAGATGCGGAGAACATAAGAAAAGCAGTACAAG GATGGGGGACGGACGAGAAGGCGCTGATCGAGATACTAGGCCACCGGACGGCGGCGCAGCGCGGGGAGATCGCCGTGGCCTACGAGGGCCTCTACGACGAGACCCTCCTCAGCAGGCTCCAGGCCGAGCTCTCCAGCCACTTCAAG GGCGCGATGACGCTGTGGGCGATGGACCCGGCGGCGCGGGACGCCAAGCTGGCCTACAAGGCCCTGAGGAAGAAGGGCGGCGAGCGACACGCCTGGCCGCTCATCGAGGTGGCCTGCGCGTCGACGCCGGACCACCTCGTCGCCGTCAGGAAGGCCTACTGCTCCGCCTACGACTCGTCGCTCGAGGAGGACGTGGCCGCCTGCGCGCTCTACAAGGATCCCCTCAAGCAG TTCTTGGTGCGGCTGGTGAGCTCGTACCGGTACGCCGGCGAGCACGTCGACGACGAGCTGGCGAGGGCGGAGGCGGCCGAGCTGCACGCCGCGGTGATGATCAAGAAGGAGGCGCTGCACGGGGACGTGGTCCGCGTCGTGTGCTCTAGGAGCAAGCCGCAGCTCAAGGCCACGTTCGAGCGCTACAAGCAAGATCACGGCAAGGCCATCGACGAG GTCCTTGAAGGGAATCGCAACGACAAGCTCTCGGCACTGCTGAAAACCGCTGTTTGGTGCTTGACATCGCCTGAGAAGCATTTCGCAGAG GTGATCCGGACCTCAATCATCGGGCTCGGCACGGACGAGTCGTCCCTGACAAGAGGGATCGTATCACGCGCCGAGGTCGACATGAAGAAAGTGAAGGATGAATACAAGGTGAGGTACAAGACCACAGTTACTGCGGACGTAGTTGGCGACACTTCAGGGTACTACCAGGGCATCCTGCTCGCCCTCATCGGGCCCGAGCAGCCATGA